One region of Bosea sp. 29B genomic DNA includes:
- a CDS encoding LacI family DNA-binding transcriptional regulator, with protein MVTIKDVARAAGVSVTTVSHAVNRTRHVNPGTIEKVQATIEQLGYQPSGVARALKSNRTHTVGMIVTSSTNPFFAEVIRGVETGCFDRGYSLMLCNSGDVAQKLTAYLRTLMMKRIDALLVMTSNASSDFFRRLEQIRTVPIIALDTTIPRVDCLINDDSLLGGRLAGAHLAGKGFARIGCITGPAEHPRSMERLAGFTAALGEAGRPLDTALMIESDLTVGGGHTAMAALLDRCGANRPDAIFCFNDLVAIGAMCAAQQRGLRVPEDLAVIGYDDIDIAAFTSPPLTTIRQPAYDIGVKAAELLVGLLDHGRPLPPTLALEPVLVERLSVTPATNPGRSA; from the coding sequence CACGCGTCATGTCAATCCGGGTACGATCGAGAAGGTCCAGGCGACGATCGAGCAGCTCGGCTACCAGCCGAGCGGCGTGGCGCGGGCGCTGAAGAGCAACCGCACCCACACCGTCGGCATGATCGTCACCAGCTCGACGAACCCGTTCTTCGCCGAGGTGATCCGTGGCGTCGAGACCGGCTGCTTCGATCGCGGCTACAGCCTGATGCTGTGCAATTCCGGCGATGTCGCGCAGAAGCTCACCGCCTATCTGCGCACGCTGATGATGAAGCGCATCGACGCGCTGCTGGTGATGACCAGCAATGCCAGCTCGGACTTCTTCCGCCGCCTCGAGCAGATCAGGACGGTGCCGATCATCGCGCTCGACACGACGATCCCGCGCGTCGACTGCCTGATCAACGACGATTCCCTGCTGGGCGGCCGGCTCGCCGGGGCGCATCTGGCGGGCAAAGGCTTTGCCCGCATCGGCTGCATCACCGGCCCGGCCGAGCATCCGCGCAGCATGGAGCGCCTCGCCGGCTTCACCGCGGCGCTGGGGGAGGCGGGCAGGCCGCTCGATACGGCGTTGATGATCGAGTCCGACCTTACCGTCGGCGGCGGCCATACGGCGATGGCCGCGCTGCTCGACCGCTGCGGTGCGAACCGGCCGGATGCGATCTTCTGCTTCAACGATCTCGTCGCCATCGGCGCGATGTGCGCGGCGCAGCAGCGCGGCCTGCGCGTGCCGGAGGACCTTGCGGTCATCGGCTATGACGACATCGACATCGCCGCCTTCACCTCGCCGCCGCTGACCACCATCCGCCAGCCGGCCTATGACATCGGCGTCAAGGCGGCCGAATTGCTGGTCGGCCTGCTCGACCATGGCCGGCCGTTGCCGCCCACGCTGGCGCTGGAGCCGGTGCTGGTCGAGCGCCTGTCCGTGACGCCCGCAACCAACCCTGGAAGGTCCGCATGA